One genomic region from Candidatus Binataceae bacterium encodes:
- a CDS encoding 50S ribosomal protein L25 yields the protein METVELSCEKREVRPKGLVNRIRHEGRVPGVIYGNLGVTTAIAVGAGDLKSRAHSAGRQRLIRLKSAAAELDGKHVIIKDLQRTPVSGVILHVDLYEVDLNKPLRVAIALRFVGRAAGIIDGGILQPLEREVEVECLPLEMPETIDVDVTALKIHDVMHISALKFVGNVKPIFDTDFPVVTVLPPTVAEAPVVAAAAEGEAIVEGAAPAPAAADAKTAEPAAKEGGGKDKKG from the coding sequence ATGGAAACCGTTGAGTTAAGCTGCGAAAAACGCGAAGTGCGCCCCAAGGGGCTGGTCAACCGAATCCGCCATGAAGGGCGGGTACCAGGCGTGATCTACGGCAATCTCGGGGTGACGACTGCGATCGCGGTTGGCGCGGGTGATCTGAAATCGCGCGCGCACTCGGCGGGCCGTCAGCGGTTGATTCGGCTCAAATCCGCCGCCGCCGAGCTCGACGGCAAACACGTCATCATCAAGGACCTGCAGCGCACGCCGGTCAGCGGCGTGATTTTGCATGTCGATCTGTACGAAGTTGACCTGAACAAGCCGTTGCGGGTCGCAATTGCGCTGCGCTTTGTCGGCCGCGCCGCCGGTATCATCGATGGCGGTATCCTGCAGCCGCTTGAGCGCGAGGTCGAGGTCGAATGTCTGCCGCTCGAGATGCCGGAGACGATCGATGTCGACGTGACCGCACTCAAGATTCACGACGTGATGCATATCTCGGCGCTCAAGTTTGTCGGCAACGTCAAACCGATCTTCGACACTGATTTCCCGGTCGTCACGGTGCTGCCGCCGACGGTCGCCGAAGCGCCGGTCGTCGCGGCTGCGGCCGAGGGCGAGGCCATCGTGGAGGGCGCTGCCCCAGCTCCTGCTGCCGCCGACGCCAAGACTGCGGAGCCGGCCGCCAAAGAGGGCGGCGGCAAGGACAAGAAGGGCTAG
- a CDS encoding TIGR00725 family protein, protein MGREVIAVVGAGEADAEVCELAFAVGHAIAARGGTLICGGRGGVMAAAARGAHAAGGHTIGILPGYDRGDANPHIEFIIATGMGQARNAIIVASADAVVALAGEGGTLSEIGLALKLGRPLVALRAWQEVAGIDHADDPATAVELALARARRST, encoded by the coding sequence ATGGGACGCGAGGTCATCGCGGTAGTCGGAGCAGGTGAGGCTGACGCCGAGGTTTGCGAGCTGGCCTTCGCGGTCGGCCACGCGATCGCCGCGCGCGGCGGGACCCTCATCTGTGGCGGACGCGGTGGTGTAATGGCAGCGGCGGCGCGCGGCGCACACGCGGCCGGCGGCCATACGATTGGGATCCTGCCAGGTTACGATCGCGGCGACGCCAACCCGCACATCGAATTTATAATCGCGACTGGAATGGGGCAGGCGCGCAATGCGATCATCGTCGCGAGTGCGGATGCGGTCGTCGCCCTCGCAGGCGAGGGCGGCACGCTCTCCGAAATCGGACTCGCGCTGAAACTTGGCCGCCCGCTGGTCGCGCTACGCGCCTGGCAGGAGGTTGCAGGGATCGACCATGCCGATGATCCCGCCACGGCCGTCGAACTGGCGCTGGCGCGCGCCCGCCGCTCGACGTAG
- a CDS encoding HAD family hydrolase encodes MAKAAFSAVVLDLFDTLVKWEPARLPLMELDGRQIRTTMPWIFPKMIELFGAAFERDRFIRVYSTVTEEIMFERERDGIEITCHERFRRTLTRLELVHSDGAAVHAAPVERGAALDWRVRDLAEELTRVHMAAVRNVTWAPEGRVAAVRRIAPHYRLGLLSNFDDAQCGREVLADTGVAKLFEAVVISAEVGLRKPGRRIFEHLRAMIGVASEEILFVGDTPRDDVLGASAAGMRTAWISKGASSIPEGIPAPDFIIDDLADLPRILDI; translated from the coding sequence GTGGCTAAAGCCGCTTTCAGCGCGGTCGTGCTCGACCTCTTCGACACGCTCGTCAAATGGGAGCCCGCGCGCCTGCCGCTGATGGAGCTCGACGGCCGCCAGATCCGCACCACGATGCCTTGGATCTTCCCCAAGATGATCGAGCTGTTCGGCGCCGCCTTCGAGCGTGATCGATTCATCCGGGTCTATTCGACGGTGACTGAAGAAATTATGTTTGAGCGCGAGCGCGACGGCATCGAGATCACCTGTCACGAGCGCTTCCGGCGCACGCTGACCCGCCTGGAACTGGTGCATTCCGACGGCGCTGCGGTCCACGCCGCGCCGGTCGAGCGCGGCGCCGCGCTCGACTGGCGCGTCCGCGACCTCGCCGAAGAACTCACCCGCGTGCACATGGCCGCGGTGCGCAATGTGACGTGGGCGCCGGAGGGGCGGGTTGCGGCCGTGCGGCGCATCGCCCCGCACTACCGTCTCGGGCTGCTGTCGAATTTCGACGACGCCCAGTGCGGGCGCGAGGTTCTCGCCGACACCGGCGTCGCGAAGCTGTTCGAGGCGGTCGTCATCTCCGCCGAGGTCGGCCTGCGCAAGCCCGGGCGCCGCATCTTCGAGCATCTGCGCGCGATGATTGGAGTCGCATCTGAAGAGATTCTTTTCGTCGGCGACACGCCGCGCGACGACGTCCTCGGCGCGAGCGCGGCCGGGATGCGCACCGCGTGGATCAGCAAGGGCGCCTCCTCAATTCCCGAGGGTATCCCGGCGCCCGACTTCATTATTGATGATCTCGCCGATCTGCCGCGTATTCTGGATATATGA
- a CDS encoding DUF4149 domain-containing protein, whose translation MALTLFIYLLCLVCWLGGMIFFTIFTAPAVFTTLPVADAGRVVSTIFPRYYLLGYVAGVISVMLAIYFTFSRGPRLWWSLSALALAVAFTLTLYAGAVVRPRIDAVRAVTTDPTPDPARKAEFDQLHRLSVALNGGTMILNLLALLTTAVALTPRG comes from the coding sequence ATGGCGCTGACACTGTTCATTTATCTTCTGTGCCTGGTTTGCTGGCTGGGTGGGATGATCTTCTTCACGATCTTCACCGCACCGGCAGTGTTCACGACGCTGCCGGTCGCTGACGCGGGTCGGGTCGTGAGCACGATCTTCCCGCGCTACTACCTCCTCGGCTATGTCGCCGGGGTGATCAGCGTGATGCTCGCGATCTACTTCACCTTCAGCCGCGGGCCGCGGCTCTGGTGGTCGCTGTCAGCGCTGGCGTTGGCGGTGGCCTTCACGCTGACCCTCTACGCGGGTGCGGTGGTGCGGCCGCGGATCGACGCGGTCCGCGCCGTCACCACAGATCCTACTCCTGATCCGGCGCGCAAGGCCGAGTTCGATCAGCTCCATCGCCTCTCGGTGGCGCTCAACGGCGGCACGATGATCCTGAATCTGCTCGCCCTGCTAACCACGGCCGTGGCGTTGACGCCCCGTGGCTAA
- a CDS encoding DUF2203 domain-containing protein, with product MANYHFDKLFSPQEACALIPRLELLIRDLQSRAGEVRGRIAEVAAHDRDAHRMELPELIARYPELRASAVRMAQLTSEIEALGCFLKDLDLGLVDFPYEIEEGRVVFLCWQPGEPEIAAWHPVETGFGDRRPLRGAEKRYLN from the coding sequence TTGGCTAATTATCATTTCGACAAACTATTCAGTCCTCAAGAGGCCTGCGCGTTGATCCCGCGGCTCGAGTTGCTGATTCGCGACCTGCAGTCGCGGGCCGGCGAGGTCCGCGGACGTATCGCCGAAGTCGCCGCGCACGACCGCGACGCCCATCGGATGGAGTTGCCGGAGCTCATCGCGCGCTATCCCGAATTGCGCGCCTCCGCGGTGCGGATGGCGCAGTTGACCAGCGAGATCGAGGCGCTCGGCTGCTTTCTCAAGGATCTCGACTTGGGGTTGGTCGATTTTCCCTACGAGATCGAGGAAGGCCGCGTGGTCTTCCTGTGCTGGCAGCCCGGCGAACCGGAGATCGCGGCGTGGCATCCGGTCGAGACCGGCTTCGGCGATCGGCGGCCGCTGCGCGGCGCGGAAAAGCGCTACCTCAACTGA
- the lon gene encoding endopeptidase La, whose protein sequence is MSDPEEKRFETEEDLSSVEIPETLPVLPLRGIVIFPSQIHPFLVSRASSLKLIDDVGQNSRIIGLTAQKNPEDENPAPEALFQCGTAVRILKMLKYPDHSVRVLVQGLARIELGEFTQRAPYFVAHVARLTETFRPEREAEALQANLISQFSKFVSLVPYLPDELQVMAMQVRDPARLTDLVASYLKIAVEELQDLLATLDVRQRLEKLLIILSREIELLELGHKIQSQVQTELNKNQREYYLRQQLKAIQKELGEGDGRSSEIEDLAKKVAAANMPEDARKAADKELDRLRMIPPESAEHTVVRTYIDWLVTLPWSVATEDNLDIAHARQVLDEDHFDLEKVKERILEFLAVRKLKQDTKGPILCFVGPPGTGKTSLGKSIARALGRKFQRLSLGGIRDEAEIRGHRRTYVGSLPGRIIQGLRNAGSNNPLFILDEVDKLGADFRGDPASALLEVLDPEQNNTFADHYLDVPFDLSHVLFLTTANLLDTIPHALRDRMEVLELPGYTEEEKLQIAFRHLIPKQLNENGLAGQQIEFTREAVSEVIRSYAREAGLRNLEREVSRIFRKIARSITEGEPPPAQITVEMLQKYLGAPKYFLEIAERANEPGVATGLAWTPNGGDIIFIESTRMTGQKGLTLTGSLGDVMKESAQAAMSYIRSHADQLGIASDFYEKADIHVHVPAGAIPKDGPSAGVTITACLASLLTGRPVRSDLAMTGEITLRGKVLPVGGIKEKVLAARRAGIRTVIMPRRNEHDLDDIPPELRAEMETIFVDTVDEVLAYALQDRVVADAAEDAESEEPEERAKLREAAAVEAAPRRPRTLN, encoded by the coding sequence ATGTCTGATCCTGAGGAAAAGCGTTTCGAGACCGAAGAAGACCTGAGCAGCGTCGAAATTCCCGAGACTTTGCCGGTGCTGCCCTTGCGCGGCATCGTGATTTTCCCGAGTCAGATTCATCCGTTTCTGGTCTCGCGGGCGTCGTCGCTCAAGTTGATTGACGACGTCGGGCAGAATTCGCGGATCATCGGGCTGACCGCGCAGAAAAATCCTGAGGATGAAAATCCGGCCCCGGAGGCGCTCTTCCAGTGCGGCACGGCGGTGCGCATCCTCAAGATGCTCAAGTATCCGGATCACAGCGTGCGCGTGCTGGTGCAGGGGCTCGCACGGATCGAGCTGGGGGAGTTCACGCAACGCGCGCCGTACTTTGTCGCGCACGTCGCGCGCCTGACCGAGACCTTCAGGCCCGAGCGCGAAGCCGAGGCGCTGCAAGCGAATCTGATCAGTCAGTTCTCAAAGTTTGTGTCGCTGGTGCCCTATCTGCCTGACGAGCTGCAGGTGATGGCGATGCAGGTGCGCGATCCGGCGCGGCTGACCGATCTGGTCGCTTCTTATCTGAAGATTGCTGTCGAGGAGCTGCAGGACCTGCTCGCGACGCTCGACGTGCGCCAGCGGCTCGAAAAACTGCTGATCATTCTGAGCCGCGAGATCGAGCTGCTCGAACTCGGCCACAAAATTCAATCGCAGGTGCAGACCGAGCTCAACAAAAATCAACGCGAGTATTACCTGCGTCAGCAGCTCAAGGCGATCCAGAAGGAACTCGGCGAGGGCGACGGCCGTTCATCGGAGATCGAGGATCTCGCCAAGAAGGTCGCGGCGGCCAACATGCCCGAAGACGCGCGCAAGGCCGCCGACAAGGAACTTGACCGCCTGCGCATGATTCCGCCGGAGTCCGCCGAGCATACGGTCGTGCGCACCTATATCGATTGGCTCGTGACCCTGCCCTGGAGCGTCGCGACCGAGGACAATCTCGACATCGCGCACGCGCGCCAGGTGCTCGACGAGGACCACTTCGATCTCGAGAAGGTGAAGGAGCGCATCCTCGAATTCCTCGCTGTGCGCAAGCTCAAGCAGGATACCAAGGGGCCCATTCTGTGCTTCGTCGGGCCGCCGGGCACCGGCAAGACCTCGCTGGGCAAATCGATCGCGCGGGCGCTCGGGCGCAAATTTCAGCGGTTGTCGCTCGGCGGGATCCGCGACGAGGCGGAAATCCGCGGCCATCGCCGCACCTACGTCGGTTCGCTGCCCGGCCGAATCATCCAAGGGCTGCGCAATGCCGGCTCCAATAATCCGCTGTTCATTCTCGACGAGGTGGACAAGCTCGGCGCCGATTTTCGCGGCGATCCCGCTTCGGCGCTGCTCGAAGTGCTCGACCCCGAACAAAACAACACCTTCGCCGACCATTATCTCGACGTCCCTTTCGATCTTTCCCATGTGCTCTTTCTCACCACGGCCAACCTCCTCGACACGATTCCGCATGCGCTGCGCGATCGCATGGAGGTGCTCGAACTACCCGGCTACACGGAGGAAGAGAAGCTGCAGATCGCCTTTCGCCATCTGATCCCGAAGCAGCTCAACGAGAATGGCCTGGCGGGTCAGCAGATCGAGTTCACGCGCGAGGCGGTATCCGAGGTGATTCGCAGCTACGCGCGCGAGGCCGGTCTGCGTAATCTCGAACGCGAAGTTTCGCGCATTTTCCGGAAGATCGCCCGTTCGATCACAGAGGGCGAGCCGCCGCCCGCGCAGATCACGGTCGAGATGCTGCAGAAATATCTCGGCGCGCCGAAGTACTTCCTCGAGATTGCCGAACGCGCCAACGAGCCCGGCGTCGCCACTGGCCTCGCCTGGACGCCCAACGGCGGCGACATCATTTTTATCGAAAGTACGCGGATGACCGGCCAAAAGGGCCTCACCCTGACCGGGTCGCTCGGCGACGTGATGAAGGAATCGGCGCAGGCCGCGATGTCCTATATCCGTTCCCACGCGGACCAACTCGGCATCGCGAGCGATTTCTACGAGAAGGCGGACATCCACGTGCACGTGCCGGCCGGCGCGATTCCCAAGGACGGACCGTCGGCGGGCGTGACGATCACCGCCTGCCTGGCCTCGTTACTCACGGGCCGTCCAGTGCGCTCGGACCTCGCGATGACCGGGGAGATCACGCTGCGCGGCAAGGTTTTGCCCGTCGGCGGGATCAAGGAGAAAGTGCTGGCCGCGCGGCGCGCGGGAATCCGCACGGTGATCATGCCGCGCCGCAACGAACATGACCTCGACGACATCCCGCCTGAACTGCGCGCCGAGATGGAGACGATCTTTGTCGATACCGTTGACGAAGTGCTCGCCTACGCGCTGCAAGATCGCGTCGTTGCTGACGCTGCCGAAGACGCCGAGTCCGAGGAACCGGAAGAGCGGGCGAAGCTGCGCGAAGCGGCGGCCGTCGAAGCCGCTCCACGCCGTCCGCGCACACTGAATTAG
- the glgA gene encoding glycogen synthase GlgA: protein MKIAIVAAEMGPHAKAGGLADVIGALPQAFKRAGAEPCVILPAYRSLIDVVKSTEASPSRAIDFGGERESFRVLRAESAGGIPLYLIDHPGFFDRAEIYGENGVDYPDNARRFVFFGRAAATVAADLAPDVLHTHDWHAAPAAIVARADDALRARFASVVSAFTIHNLAFQGVFETFDYPRLGIDWSWYSVACLEFYGQVNLMKGAVVLADGVATVSRSYANDVLSDPAMSFGLDGVLRDKGERFAGILNGADYDEWDPAKDALIATRYTPSRRAGKKACLYDLREEFKLPHRIDAPVLGMVSRLTQQKGVDLLADALDAILEQDVQLVMLVNGDAGLEGFFRGAAQRHADKLRVVTSFDNTLAHRIQAGSNMFLMPSRYEPCGLTQMYALKYGTAPIVHATGGLKDTVIDFDPATGMGNGFTFTRFEPDALAETVRRATGCFRQARQWKRVMDNCFKADFSWERAAQEYLKWFESLRRTRSN from the coding sequence ATGAAGATCGCGATCGTCGCGGCCGAGATGGGGCCGCACGCCAAGGCGGGCGGCCTCGCCGACGTGATCGGCGCGCTGCCGCAAGCCTTCAAACGCGCGGGCGCCGAACCTTGCGTGATTCTCCCGGCCTATCGATCGCTAATCGACGTAGTCAAGAGCACCGAGGCCTCGCCGTCGCGCGCGATCGACTTCGGCGGCGAGCGAGAGAGTTTCCGCGTGCTCCGCGCCGAGAGCGCTGGCGGCATACCACTCTATCTGATCGACCATCCGGGCTTCTTCGACCGCGCGGAAATCTACGGCGAAAACGGCGTGGATTACCCCGACAACGCCCGCCGCTTCGTCTTCTTCGGCCGCGCCGCCGCGACGGTCGCCGCCGATCTGGCGCCCGACGTCTTGCATACGCATGACTGGCATGCCGCGCCGGCGGCGATCGTCGCGCGGGCGGACGATGCACTGCGCGCGCGCTTCGCGAGCGTCGTCTCCGCCTTCACGATCCACAATCTCGCGTTTCAGGGCGTGTTCGAAACCTTCGATTATCCGCGGCTCGGGATCGACTGGTCCTGGTACTCGGTTGCCTGCCTTGAATTTTACGGGCAGGTGAACCTGATGAAAGGCGCGGTGGTGCTCGCCGACGGCGTCGCCACGGTGAGTCGCAGCTACGCCAACGACGTGCTCAGCGACCCGGCGATGAGTTTTGGCCTAGACGGGGTCTTGCGCGACAAAGGCGAGCGCTTCGCCGGAATCCTCAACGGCGCCGACTACGATGAATGGGATCCGGCGAAGGATGCGCTGATCGCGACGCGCTACACGCCGTCGCGGCGCGCCGGCAAGAAGGCCTGTCTTTACGATCTGCGGGAGGAGTTCAAACTGCCGCATCGAATCGACGCCCCGGTGCTCGGGATGGTCTCGCGCCTGACGCAGCAGAAGGGGGTCGATCTGCTCGCCGACGCGCTCGACGCGATCCTCGAACAGGATGTGCAGCTCGTGATGCTGGTCAACGGGGACGCCGGGCTCGAAGGATTTTTTCGCGGCGCCGCACAGCGTCACGCCGACAAGCTGCGCGTCGTCACCAGCTTCGATAACACGCTGGCCCATCGGATCCAGGCGGGCAGCAACATGTTCCTGATGCCGTCGCGTTACGAACCTTGCGGCCTCACGCAGATGTACGCGCTCAAGTACGGCACGGCGCCGATCGTCCATGCCACCGGCGGGCTCAAGGATACCGTGATCGATTTCGATCCGGCGACGGGAATGGGCAACGGCTTTACCTTCACGCGGTTCGAGCCGGACGCGCTCGCCGAGACCGTGCGGCGCGCAACCGGATGCTTTCGCCAAGCCCGCCAGTGGAAGCGCGTCATGGACAACTGCTTCAAGGCGGATTTTTCGTGGGAGCGCGCAGCGCAGGAATATCTGAAGTGGTTCGAGAGCCTGCGCCGCACGCGCTCGAACTAA
- a CDS encoding ribonuclease H, whose product MDAPAQFTVYADGSCIGNPGPGGWGVLLIAPDGATSELAGANPSTTNNRMEITAALEALREIPAGADVALHSDSQYLVKTMTLGWKRRENLDLWQLLDAEVAKRRVSWHWVRGHNGDPGNERADELARSAAEGRAPRPSGAIGATEVPANHAVAQSAIADSLAPLLHPNESIRRCANCGKAFVAAGDSGHCSRVPCQLAARRPG is encoded by the coding sequence ATGGACGCGCCGGCGCAGTTCACCGTCTACGCAGACGGCTCCTGTATCGGGAATCCCGGGCCCGGCGGGTGGGGCGTCCTGCTGATCGCACCCGACGGCGCTACCAGCGAACTTGCGGGAGCAAATCCTTCGACCACCAACAACCGGATGGAAATTACCGCGGCGCTCGAAGCGCTGCGCGAAATTCCTGCCGGCGCCGACGTTGCCCTACATAGTGACAGCCAGTATCTCGTCAAAACCATGACGCTCGGCTGGAAGCGGCGCGAAAACCTCGATCTGTGGCAACTGCTCGACGCCGAGGTCGCCAAGCGCCGAGTGAGTTGGCATTGGGTGCGCGGCCATAATGGCGATCCCGGTAACGAGCGTGCGGACGAGTTGGCGCGGAGCGCCGCCGAAGGCCGCGCACCGCGCCCGAGTGGTGCGATTGGCGCCACGGAGGTCCCAGCCAATCACGCCGTTGCACAAAGTGCGATCGCGGACAGCCTCGCTCCGCTGCTTCATCCGAATGAGTCCATCCGCCGCTGCGCAAACTGCGGCAAGGCATTCGTCGCCGCCGGCGACTCGGGCCACTGCTCGCGCGTCCCCTGCCAGCTCGCCGCCCGCCGCCCCGGTTGA
- a CDS encoding 3-oxoacyl-[acyl-carrier-protein] synthase III C-terminal domain-containing protein, translating into MVGIVSYGSYIPYRRLKRAAIAAMLGVPASRGERAVASFDEDSVSMAVEALRDALKGAPQATISSLLFATTTPPYGEKLNAALVGAATQLPAEIRASDVTGSTRAGLTGLLQAGEAAQASGGYAAIAMADARLGAPEGRVEQQSGDGGAAFILGTQEVLAEIEASASFTREFLDSWRAPGERFAHSWEERFALTQAYAPLLQKVVSTVLEKAGVQPGDLARIILDAPNPRAVDEFTRAAKLDPAKVADSLAVTVGQTGAAHVGLMLTAALASCKPGDRILIAGVADGADAAVIRVTPAAAAFRPVHSLGRMIESKGDVSYASYLKWREILPTEPPRRPDPDRPAGPPMLRSNKWKYGLVGSRCTACGTPQLPPQRVCVKCRALDKMEPYGFADRVGRIATYAFDRLAYSLNPPVMNVVVDFDGGGRFLCEMTDCEPDKIAIGDEVEMTFRLLFTADGIHNYFWKARPKR; encoded by the coding sequence ATGGTCGGAATCGTCTCTTACGGATCATATATCCCCTACCGGCGGCTCAAGCGGGCCGCGATCGCCGCGATGCTCGGGGTGCCGGCGTCGCGCGGTGAACGCGCCGTCGCCAGCTTCGACGAGGACAGCGTCTCGATGGCGGTCGAAGCCCTGCGCGACGCCCTCAAAGGCGCGCCGCAGGCCACCATCAGCTCGCTGCTCTTCGCGACCACCACGCCGCCTTACGGAGAAAAGCTCAACGCCGCGCTGGTCGGTGCGGCGACTCAGTTGCCGGCCGAAATTCGCGCCTCCGATGTGACCGGCTCGACGCGCGCCGGCTTGACCGGATTACTGCAGGCTGGCGAAGCGGCCCAAGCGAGCGGCGGCTACGCGGCGATCGCGATGGCCGATGCGCGGCTCGGCGCTCCGGAAGGACGGGTCGAGCAGCAGAGTGGTGACGGCGGCGCGGCATTCATCCTCGGCACCCAGGAAGTCCTCGCGGAGATCGAGGCCAGCGCTTCCTTCACGCGCGAGTTCCTCGATAGTTGGCGCGCGCCAGGCGAGCGTTTCGCGCATTCGTGGGAAGAGCGTTTCGCGCTGACCCAGGCTTATGCGCCATTGCTCCAAAAGGTGGTCTCGACGGTGCTCGAGAAGGCGGGCGTGCAGCCGGGCGATCTCGCGCGCATCATTCTCGACGCGCCGAACCCGCGCGCCGTCGACGAGTTCACTCGGGCCGCCAAGCTCGATCCGGCCAAAGTCGCCGATTCCCTGGCGGTAACCGTCGGGCAGACCGGCGCCGCGCACGTCGGCCTGATGCTGACCGCGGCCTTGGCTTCTTGCAAACCTGGCGACCGGATTCTGATCGCCGGCGTGGCCGACGGCGCCGACGCCGCCGTGATACGCGTTACGCCGGCGGCGGCGGCGTTTCGCCCAGTGCACTCGCTTGGCCGGATGATCGAATCCAAGGGCGACGTAAGCTATGCGAGCTATCTCAAATGGCGCGAGATTCTGCCGACGGAGCCGCCGCGCCGCCCCGACCCTGACCGCCCAGCCGGCCCGCCGATGCTGCGCTCGAACAAATGGAAATACGGCCTCGTCGGCAGCCGCTGCACCGCCTGCGGCACCCCGCAACTGCCCCCACAACGGGTCTGTGTTAAGTGCCGCGCGCTCGATAAGATGGAGCCATACGGATTCGCCGACCGCGTCGGACGAATCGCCACTTATGCGTTCGACCGGCTGGCCTACTCACTCAATCCGCCGGTGATGAACGTGGTGGTGGATTTCGATGGTGGGGGGCGATTTCTATGTGAGATGACCGACTGCGAGCCCGACAAGATCGCGATCGGCGATGAGGTCGAGATGACGTTCCGGCTGCTCTTTACCGCCGACGGCATCCACAACTATTTTTGGAAGGCGCGCCCCAAGCGCTAA
- a CDS encoding acetyl-CoA acetyltransferase produces the protein MGSHGIKDRVAIIGMGCTKFGEHWDRSAEDLMIEAAYSAYESAGVTPDDVDAYWLGTMGSGVSGLTLSEPLKIQYKPVSRVENMCATGSESLRQAAYAVASGAFDCVMAIGVEKLKDSGFSGLVMTNPPNDGTPASMTPPALFSLLAPAYFKKYGLDPEKGRDVLARIAWKNHKNGAKNPKAQFQKEVSMEAIKNSAKIADPLCVMDCSGVSDGSAAAIVVRAEDAHKYCKNPLYIKALSFVAGPAEGPISQEYDFTTFPEVVATARDAYAQAGITNPREQISLAEVHDCFTPTELVLYEDLGFSPRGTAWQDVLEGFFDLEGKLPVNSDGGLKSFGHPIGASGLRMMYEMWLQLRGEAGQRQINHPKLGLTHNLGGQPGRCVSFVSVVGSQLG, from the coding sequence ATGGGAAGCCACGGAATCAAAGATCGCGTCGCCATCATCGGGATGGGCTGCACGAAGTTCGGCGAGCACTGGGACAGGAGCGCCGAGGATCTGATGATCGAAGCAGCCTACTCCGCCTACGAGTCCGCCGGTGTCACTCCCGACGATGTCGACGCCTACTGGCTGGGCACGATGGGCTCCGGCGTTTCGGGCCTGACTCTGAGCGAGCCGCTCAAAATTCAATATAAGCCGGTCAGCCGGGTCGAGAATATGTGCGCGACGGGCTCGGAGTCGCTGCGTCAGGCCGCCTATGCGGTAGCGTCGGGTGCCTTCGACTGCGTGATGGCGATCGGGGTCGAGAAGCTCAAGGACTCGGGCTTTTCGGGTCTGGTGATGACCAATCCGCCGAATGACGGCACGCCGGCGAGCATGACGCCGCCCGCGCTGTTTTCGCTGCTTGCCCCGGCCTACTTCAAGAAATACGGCCTCGATCCGGAAAAGGGCCGCGACGTGCTCGCGCGGATTGCGTGGAAGAATCACAAGAATGGCGCGAAGAACCCGAAGGCGCAGTTCCAGAAAGAGGTCTCGATGGAGGCCATCAAGAACTCCGCCAAAATCGCCGACCCGCTCTGCGTGATGGATTGCTCGGGCGTCTCCGACGGCTCGGCGGCAGCGATTGTGGTGCGCGCCGAAGATGCGCACAAATACTGCAAGAATCCGCTCTACATCAAGGCGTTATCATTCGTTGCTGGACCGGCCGAGGGGCCAATCTCGCAGGAATACGACTTCACGACCTTCCCTGAGGTGGTCGCGACCGCTCGCGACGCCTACGCCCAGGCCGGAATCACCAACCCGCGCGAGCAGATCAGCTTGGCCGAGGTGCATGACTGCTTCACGCCGACCGAGCTCGTGCTCTACGAAGATCTCGGCTTCAGCCCGCGCGGTACGGCCTGGCAGGACGTGCTCGAAGGCTTCTTCGATCTCGAAGGTAAGCTGCCGGTGAATTCCGACGGCGGACTCAAATCGTTCGGCCATCCGATCGGTGCGTCTGGCCTGCGCATGATGTACGAGATGTGGTTGCAGCTACGCGGCGAGGCCGGTCAGCGCCAGATCAATCATCCGAAGCTTGGGCTGACCCACAACCTCGGCGGACAGCCGGGCCGTTGCGTCAGCTTTGTCTCGGTGGTGGGCAGCCAGCTCGGCTGA